Proteins encoded in a region of the Bacteroidota bacterium genome:
- a CDS encoding PorT family protein, whose protein sequence is MKKLFMIALSVMTVLTVQAQTKIGVKAGANFATFEGSDVEDAKMRTSVNAGLFANFAFSEMLSLQPEVLYSGQGAKYTVLGTEITAKLDYINIPILLQFNASGFYAEIGPQLGILMSSSVEAGSLSIATDDLYKSTDIGAGIGLGFKLDSGFGAGVRYTMGLTSIDDTAGDEADVKNAVITVGLHYAFGGE, encoded by the coding sequence ATGAAAAAATTATTTATGATTGCTTTATCAGTAATGACAGTTCTTACTGTACAAGCACAAACAAAAATAGGCGTTAAAGCCGGAGCCAATTTCGCAACTTTTGAAGGAAGTGACGTTGAAGACGCTAAAATGCGTACTTCTGTCAATGCCGGCTTGTTTGCAAATTTTGCTTTTTCCGAAATGCTAAGTTTGCAACCGGAAGTTCTTTACTCTGGACAGGGTGCAAAATACACAGTTTTGGGAACCGAAATTACTGCTAAACTGGATTACATTAACATTCCCATTTTACTTCAATTTAATGCTTCAGGATTCTATGCTGAAATCGGGCCTCAACTTGGGATATTAATGTCCTCTTCAGTTGAAGCCGGCAGTCTTTCCATCGCAACCGATGATCTGTATAAATCAACAGATATTGGTGCCGGCATAGGACTCGGTTTCAAACTCGACAGCGGTTTTGGAGCAGGGGTACGTTACACAATGGGATTAACTTCTATCGACGACACAGCCGGCGACGAAGCAGATGTTAAAAATGCTGTGATCACAGTTGGATTGCATTATGCATTTGGTGGAGAATAA